GGCCTCCAGGAGGGCCTTCTCTCTCCTCCAGAGGCTCAGATAGTTATCCTCATCCCTTACTGGTATTATTCTGAGGCCCAGTTCCCTGTGTTCCTCTATCCAGTCCTCATCAAACACAGGGACCTCTATCTTGATGTGCTCGTCGGTTGGATTCACGACTATGAGGTTCCTGTAGGGGAACTCCAGTTCCACTATGTATCCGCCAAGGCTTATCATGTGATGCGGCCTTATAACCATCTTCATTCTATCACCTTCATACAAATGCCACCACCAGTGCCAGGACCCCTATCACCGATGCCGCTGCTGTTACCGGGTAGAACTGCTTGAAAGTGAATACCGGTGCAA
This DNA window, taken from Methanothermobacter sp., encodes the following:
- a CDS encoding energy-converting hydrogenase B subunit P; its protein translation is MKMVIRPHHMISLGGYIVELEFPYRNLIVVNPTDEHIKIEVPVFDEDWIEEHRELGLRIIPVRDEDNYLSLWRREKALLEASD